The stretch of DNA TCTTCTTAGTCGCTGGCAAGGGTCGCTCCTCTTCTCATTGATTGGCCGAGTCTAAATGCTAACACACCTACCGATCTCAAGCTCATCTGGGTGGAGCCTGTTGAGAGGCCGCCCCGGGAGCGACGGGAAAGGTCGTCAGAGCCGGGACGCCCATGGGAAAGCTCACCTCGGCCAACTGACGCAGGGTGATGGCGGCGACAGGCCCCGCCTGGGAAACAACGGTGAGGCTTCCCCGCATCTCGTCCGCCTGGCCGGCTTCAAGTTCCAGCAACTCGGGGACGAAGGCCGAGATCCTCTGCCCAGGCTGGACGGCGACCTGCCGTTGGGCAATCTCTTGAGATTGGCTGTCGCGCAGGGTCACGCTCAGCAGCCCCTCTTCTTCACCCGTAGAAACCAGGGCCAGGCCGGTGCTGAGCGGACCGGTGCTGTCAAAGAGGATCGTGAAGCTCTGGAGAGGACGGACCGCCGCCACGGCCGACTCGGAAAGAAGCACGCCGGAGTCCAGGTCGCGGATGGAGAACACGGCGCTGGCCTCGACACCGTCGGGCGCCTCTATGCGGGCGTAGCCCAAAGCCAGCGGGTTCTGCTGGCTGCCTTCCCCTGAGGTCTGCAAGGAAAGGCCCTGTCCGCCCTGCAACTCGATCACCCTCTGTGAATCGCTGATGCCCTCAGCCGAAATCACCAGGGGCTGTCCCTGGGCGTCAAAGAACTCCACAGTCACGGTGGCGGCAGGACCCGTGTTGACGAAAAGCAAGGTCGTGCGCACCTGCAATCCCGCCAGGGAACCGTCTCCGAACTGAGGAAAATAAAGGTGGTCCTGGGCGCGCAAGGGGAGGACTGAAAGAGGCAGCAGGATTAGGCAAAGCAGCGCTCTCATAAACGGCTGGTCCTGTAGTCTTCTAGACGAAGCGGGAGAAGGTGATATCCAGTTTGCGGTCACCGCTTTCGGACTTGTTCCACTGCAAGAGGATAGGGCTTTGATAGGTGCCTTCAAGGATCTCGCTCGATCCCTTGCGGTCGCTGATGGGCAGGTCGACGGTCCGCTCCATGCGCAGGAAACGGCTGGCGGTGACGGTCAGGAACTGTCCCACGAACCGCTCCAGCACGGTGTCGCTGATACCCAGCACGTCCACCAGCTCGTTGACGACCTGCACCAGGTCGTACTTGGCGTAGTTGATGGTCTTGTTGGGGATGGCCCTAGGATCGCGCCACATGTTGCGTCCCTTCTCGGCCATGAAACGGAAGGGATTGTGCAAGACCTCGGCCAGGTCGTGACGCATGAGCAAGGTTTCGTATTCGTTCATGGTCAGGCCGACATGAGTCTCGCTGCCCGCCAACTGAATGCGGATGCGCCCCTTCTCGATGCCTTGCCGACGGAGTTCTTCGCGCAGCATCTGGAAGAGTCCCAGGCGCGGGTCTTTGAGGTTGATGGAATCGACGGCGTGGCGCGAAGCGGGCACCACGAAGGTGGTGCGGGTTGCATTCACTTCCCGGTTGTAGCCGATGACGGTGGTGCGGCGGCGGCGTACCTGGCTTTCATAGACGCCGTCCAAATCGATGAAATAGACGGGAGTGTCGGGGCGCGTTTCGTAGGACACGCAGTTCTTGAGGCCGGAACTGATGAAAGTCAGGTGAGAGTCGGCGTTGCGCGGCTCGCACTGCTTCTGCTCTTCGCTCAACTCCTGGCGCAGATGAATCTGATCGTGGCGATAAGGAGCGTCCGGTGGAAAGAGCTGGCGGAATCCTCTCAAGTAGGTATGCAGCGAATCGGGGCAGTGGTTGAGCCGCGCGCAGATCTTCTGATCGAGATAACCCGCCGTGGTGTGGAGAGAGCAGAAGAGAGCCTTATTGAAGGATTCCAGCAAGTCCTTGACGTCGGACTTGATTTTGGTGACGTCGATGACGTCGAAGCGGTCTTGAGGACTGAGTGTGAAGTTGATTTCAGTGGGTAGGCCGCCCATAGTCTTCCTCATCCTTCGCGAGTTACGACCCGTAAGTTTATGCGGTCCAGATTCCGGGGTCAAGCCAACTTCTTGCGCGGGCCGCATGGCTCCCATCTATTTTACTCATTTCCTGCCGAAGGAGCGCCTCAAGATTGGAAGACGGCTCATTGATCAGCCGAAAAAGAACGCCTATTTGTTGCCCTCTTGAGTTTCCAGGACGGAATTGATGAGGGGCCAGTCTCCTCCCAGGTCGGGAAGGGGTTGGCCGGCCCTCTGGTAGAGCTGCGGCACCTCGTGACGGCGCAGGGCTTCAAGGTTGCGGACGGCCTCAAGGAGCACCTGGCGGGCTCGCCGGGCGCCCCTCAGTTGCTGATCGGTGGGAGGCAGGAAAGTGGCGTCCACAGTGGCCAGCAAAACGGGAAGGCTGCGGCGCAATTCTCCCAGCGAGCGGGCCGACCGGGCCAGGCTGCGGCGCAGCCGGCGCAGGTCGGTGTCCTCGCCTGGGGCGGCCCGCAGACCCTCCAGCGCATCGTCGAGGCGGCGCGCCGCCTGCAGCGAGAGGTTGAGGGAATGCAGCAGTTCCTGCAGGTGCTCCACGGTTTCCCGCCGCTCACGCAGGTCCTCGGCGGGAATGCTCAAGCTGGGATCGAGCCTGACCGCAAAGGTGCGCTCCATGGTCTCCTCGCCAGCCCGCAGGCGAACGCTGTAGATTCCCGGCGCCACCTGAGGACCTCGCGGCTTACGCCGCGGTGGCGCAATGGCCGGAGCTTCGCCGCGCAGATCCCATAGCACCTGGTGGAGGCCCGCTTGCTCCGGCGCAGGCAAAGCGCGCACCGGAACTCCGTCCTCGGCGAGCACCTGCAACTGGGGCTGTTCGACGGCTTGCGGCAAGTAATAGCGAATGAGCGCTCCGTAGGGCCTGTTGGGTGCCGCGAAGTCGCCGTCGCCGGTCCAGGATTGGGGCTTGCGCAGGTGATGGATTTGAGCGGCCCGGGGCGTGAAGAGATGAAGGGAGTCGGAGTTGCGCCGGGTCCACTCCTGCAACGGCTTGGCATCGTCGAGAATCCACAGTCCGCGGCCGTGGGTGGCCAGGATGAGATCGTTCTCGCGGGGGTGAACGACGATGTCGTCGAGCGGAACGGTAGGCAGATTGGCTTTGAGGCGGCGCCACGCCTGTCCCCGGTCAAAGGAGAGATAGAGCCCGCGTTCGTTGCCCAGGTAGAGAAGTTCGGGATTGACGGGATCTTCCAGCACCACGTTGATGGAGGTTTCGGGAAGACCCTCCACCACCATTTCCCAGCTTGCTCCAAAGTCCTGCGAGGCATAGAGCAGAGGGCGGTAGTCGTCGTTGCGGTGATTGTCGAAGGCGGCGTAGACGCGTCCCGGCTGGGCCGCAGAGGCGGCGATGCTGCTGACCAGCGCCCGCTCGGGCAGTCCTGCGATGTTGCTGCCGATGTCTTGCCAGGACCCTCCCCCATCGCGGCTGACATGCAGGCGTCCATCGTCGCTGCCCGTGTAGAGGACCTGAGGGTCGAGGGGCGATTCAGCCAGGGCCGTGAGCGTCCCGTAAAAGGCGACTCCGTCATGGCGCGAGAGCAGGGTAAAGGGCCTGTCTCCGGAAATCTCCAGCCGGCTCCGGTCGACTGCGTAGGTCAGATCGGGACTGATGGCTTGCCAGGAGTACCCTCGGTCGCCGGAGCGGAGCAGCACGTTGGCCCCGCTGTAGAGGGTGTCGGGATTGTGACGGGAAAGCAGCAAAGGGGCGTTCCAGTTCCAACGATAAGGAGAGTCGCCGGGAGCCGGGGTGGGCTGGATCAGTTGGCGGGAGCCGTTGGAGAGGTCGACTCGCAGCAGCCGGCCCCGCTGACTCTCAACATAGACCACGCCCGGCTGGAGGGGATCGGCCTGGGCATAGAAGCCGTCTCCGCCGTTGAGGTTGATCCAGTCGGCGTTGCGGATGCCTCGGGCATCGGAGACGGCGGAGGGAACCGCCCAAGTGCCGTTGTCCTGCAAGCCGCCATAGATCCGGTAGGGATGATCCATGTCGACTCCGATCTTGTAGAACTGGCTGATGGGCAGGTTGTCGAACATGCGCCAGCTCTTGCCCCCGTCGAAGGAAGCCGACAGTCCGCCGTCGCCGCCCAGCAGCAAGCGAGAGCCGTCGCGGCTGATCCAGATGGCATGGTGATCGGGATGGACCTGAGCCGCCGCGTTGTTGGAGAGCGTGTTTCCTCCGTCGCGGCTCTCGTGCAGGTGAACGCCCAGCAACCACAGATGGTCGGCGTCGGAAGGATCCACCCCCAGCTTGCTGAAGTACATGGGCCGCGGATTGCGGTCGTTGACGCGAGTGAAGGTGCCGCCCCTGTCGCGGCTCAGGAAGAGTCCGCCGCCCGAGGCTTCCACAATGGCATAAAGCCGGTCGGGGTCTGAAGCCGCAACCGCCAAGCCGATGCGTCCCATAGGCGAGTTCGGCAGTCCTTGGCTCAGTCTCTGCCAGTTGTCGCCTCCGTCCAGGCTGCGGTAGATGGCGCTCCCTTCTCCTCCGCCGGCGAAGCCGAATGCGGTGCGGCGGCGCTGGTAGGCGGCCGCATAGATGATGTGGGGACGCGAGGGATGCATGGCCAAGTCCACCACGCCCGTGTCAGGGCCCAGATCGAGCACCTTCTGCCAACTGAGTCCGCCGTCCCGCGTACGGTAAAGACCGCGCTCGGGATTGGGTCCCCAGAGATGGCCCAGCGCGGCGACCCAGGCCGTAGAGCTGCGAAAGGGATGGACCAGGATGCGTCCGATGTGACGGGTTTCGGCGAGTCCCAGGTGGCTCCAGGTGCGTCCGCCGTCGGTGGAGCGGTAAACGCCCTCCCCCCAAGGGGAGCTTTGGCGGTTGTTGGCTTCTCCCGTCCCCAGCCAGATCACGTTGGGATCGGAAGGCGCCAACGCCACCGCTCCCACCGAGGCTGTGGCCTGGTCCTCGAAGAGAGGCTCAAAGGTGGTCCCGAAGTTCTCGGTCTTCCAGAGATTGCCTGAAGCGGTTCCCACGTAGAAAATGCTGGGTTGTCCTTCCACCACCGCCAAAGAGGTCACGCGTCCGCCTTGCACGGCAGGTCCGATGGCGCGGAAATGGAGGCTCTCCAGGGCCTGGGAGTCAACGTCGGGGGAAGAGAGTCCCGCCGGATTGGCGGCCCGGCCCGGGTCGAGTAACAATCCGAGCAGAAGAACAGTCAACCACAATCGCGTCCCAAAGCGGCGCGGACGAAAAGAGCGCATTCAATCTCCGTTGCTGATGGGCGTACGACTACCGCGTTTCAATATACCCTAAGGGTGGCGATCAGTGCGGACCGGGAATCCAGATTATGCGGGGGAAAGCATTGGCTCGGGGACTAGGACTCGAACCTAGATTGACGGCTCCAAAGGCCGCTGTCTTGCCACTTAGACGATCCCCGAACCGGACGTAAGATGATAGCAAATGCCCTTCCCGCGTTCAAATAAGCCGGGCCCGCCCGCTAGGGCCACTAGGTGGCCAGCAAGTTCACACACGAATCAAGTTTCGGCGACTGCGCTGAAGGCCTAATTGCTCTCGGCGGTATGAGGCTGCTCGCTACAGCTAGACGTGCCGCGGAGGCGAGAATGGGTCCGCATCGGGGCACAAGAGGCGGCGGAATCGCAGCACTTGCTGACGGTGATCGCTCCAGAAAAGCTCGCTCTCGCCAAGGCGGCTGTCCAGGAGCCGGCAGAGGACGTCGGCCGGGAGGTCATGGCGCCGGCCCAGATAGGCGAAGAACGAGGCATAGTGGGACACCGGGTCCAGGGAGGCGTAGCTGGAGAAGGCCTGACCGGCCCGTGTCGTAGAGGGAACCTGCCCCGCCCGTCCCCCCTGCAAGGTGAGGTCGAGCACCGGGAGCAGTTCATTGGCGAAGGAGTAGACCAGGGGGTCGTCGGGAAGCGCCTCCAGTCCTCGGGCCGCCACCTGGGCCGCCTGGCGGCTGTAGAGCCTGTAGCCGCTCTGCAGATCGAGGGGGTCACGGGTCCAGTAAAGGCGGTCGACCACCTGGCTGCGCTGGGCCGTCAGGTAGAGGAGGAAGTCGAGAAAGAGGGCGTTGGTCAGGTTCTCCCACTCCTGGCGCACCCAGCCCATCGACTTGGCGTAGGAGGAGCGGGCGCCGAAGATGGCGAAGAGAGGCCCGCGCTCCTCCATCTCCCGCGCCAGGCGCAAGAAGCGGGGGAGGTCGTCGACCAGGTGATCCCCGTCGCAGTCCCGGCTGATGATCCAGCGTACATCCTCCCGGGAGAGCAGCGCTTTCAGTCCTCGGCTGACCGATCCGGCTTTGCCCCGGTTGCGCTGCAAGCGCTCGACCTGCACCTGGCCCAGAGGCGAGTCGGCAGGAGCGTCGCTCAAGATCTCGTCGGCCGGTGTCGCCCGGTCAACCACCAGCAGGCAGCGCGACAAGGGACAATAGGCGTCCTGGCACTGCAGAGTCTCCTGCAGTGCGTGACGAATCAGAGACTTGTCGAGGTCAGGGGGATAGTAGACCGGGATGACAATTCCCAGCCCGTTGTCTTCAAGACCGCTCATAGCCTACTCGGCCGCAGAGGCGGCCGGTTGGGGCTTCTTGATCCCCACCGCTTCGCGCAGCTTGTCTTCGATCTCCTGGGCGATCTCGATGTTGTTGCGCAAGAACTCTTTGCAATTCTCGCGTCCCTGACCGAGCCGCTCCTCGCCGTAGGAGAACCAGGAGCCGCTCTTGTTGACGATCTTGTGAAGGACACCCAAATCGAGCAGTTCGCCTTCTCGCGAGATGCCCCGTCCGAAGGCGATGTCGAACTCGGCTTCGCGGAAGGGAGGAGCCAGCTTGTTCTTGACCACCTTGACCTTGGTGCGGTTGCCGACGTTCTGGTCGCCCTCCTTGATGGCGGCGATGCGGCGGATGTCGAGGCGCATGGAGGAGTAGAACTTGAGGGCGCGGCCGCCGGTGGTGGTTTCAGGATTGCCGAACATGACACCGATCTTCTCGCGGATCTGGTTGATGAACATCAGGCAGCATTTCGACTTGGAGACGATGGCTGTCAGTTTGCGCAGCGCTTGCGACATGAGGCGGGCTTGCAGTCCCACGTGAGAGTCGCCCATCTCGCCTTCCAGTTCGGCTTTGGGCACCAGAGCGGCCACCGAGTCGATCACCAGCACGTCGACGGCGCCGCTGCGCACCAGCATCTCGGCGATTTCAAGAGCTTGCTCTCCGGAATCGGGCTGGGAAACCAGCAAGTCGTCGACGTCGATGCCCAGGGCCCTGCAGTAGTCGGCATCCATGGCGTGCTCCGCATCGATGAAGGCGGCGGTTCCGCCGGCCTTCTGGGCTTGGGCCACGGCGTGGAGGGCGATGGTGGTCTTTCCGCTCGATTCGGGACCGTAGATCTCCACCACTCTTCCGCGGGGGAAGCCGCCCACGCCCAAGGCCGCGTCCAAGGCGATGGAACCGCTGGAAATGCTGGGCACGCTGACCGCCCCTTCAGCGCCCAAACGCATGATCGAGCCCTTGCCGAACTGCCGCTCGATCTGGCTGAGGGCCATGTCTATGGCCCGTTTCTTGTCCTGATTGCTGCTCATCTTGCTTTCCTTTCGGCGAGAACCGCTCCAGCTCCCGCCTTTGTCAGTACTGGTAAAACCCTCTTCCCGTCTTGCGCCCCAGCCATCCGGCATCGACCATCCTCTGCAGCAAGGCGCAGGGGCGGTAACGTGGATCTTTAAAGCCGTCGTAGAGGACGTTGAGGACGTCCAGGCAGACGTCCAGCCCGATCAAGTCGGCCAGCTTGAGCGGGCCCATGGGGTGATTCATCCCCAGCTTCATGACGGCGTCGATGTTCTCCACCTCGGCAACGCCTTCCTGGTAGGCGAAGATGGCCTCGTTGATCATGGGCATGAGCACGCGGTTTGAAACGAATCCGGGCGAGTCGTTGACCTCTACGGGGATCTTTTCCAATTGCTCGCTCAGATCGCGGGTCTTCTGGTAGGTGTCGTCGCTGGTAGCCAGGCCGCGAATGATCTCGACCAGTTTCATGAGGGGCACAGGATTCATGAAATGCATGCCGATGAAGCGCTCGGGACGCTTGAGGATGCTGCCCAGCCGGGTGATGGAGATGGAAGAGGTATTGCTGGAGAGCACGATGTCCTGGGGACAGACCTGATCGAGCTTTTCCAGGACTTCCTTCTTGATCTGGTAGCTCTCGAAAACAGCTTCCACAGCGAACTCGGCCTCGGACAGGGGTTCCCAGTCGGTGGTTGGATGCAGGCGCTCCAGCACCTCATGCTCAAAGGCCTGCTTGTCTTCGATGTCGTCGCGCTTGGAGACGATCTTGGAGAGGCTTTTGCGGATCGAGGCCATTCCCCGTTCCAGGGCCGCCGCCTCGATCTCCTTGAGGATGACCTGATGTCCGTTGGTGGCCGCCACCTGGGCGATTCCATTGCCCATGGTGCCGGCGCCGATGACCGCAATTTTCATAATCAAGCTCGCTTCAGCGTTGCCTTAAAGCAATTCCACAGCCATGGCGACGCCGTTGCCGCCGCCCAGGCACAGGCTGGCGATTCCGCGCTGGCCGCCGTGCTGCTTAAGGGCGTAGAGCAAAGTGGTCAGGACTCGGGCTCCGCTGGCGCCGATGGGGTGCCCCAGGGCCACCGAACCGCCGTGGACGTTGACCTTTCCGCGGTCCAGCGGCAACTCTTGGCAAACCGCCACGCACTGAGCCGCAAAAGCCTCGTTAATCTCGTAGAGGTCGACATCGTCGTCGCCCCAACCGGCCCGCTGACGGACCTTGGTCACGGCACCCACGGGCGCCATCATGACCATCTCCGGTTCCACGCCTACGGTGGCCGAGGCCACGATGCGGGCCAAGGGCTTCAGTCCCAGCCTCTCTACCGCCTCCTGCGAGGCCACGGCCAGGGCCGAGGCGCCGTCGCTGATTTGAGAGGCGTTGCCGGCCGTCACCCGACCGTCCTTCTGAAAGGCCGGCCGAAGCTTGGCCAGACCCTCCAGGCTGCTCCCTGGACGGGGGCCTTCGTCACTCTCGACAGTGACCGGATCGCCCTTGCGTTGAGGCACCGGCACGGCCACGATCTCGTCGTGGAAGCGGCCGGCTTGGGCGGCGGCAACAGCCTTCTCATGGGAGGCGACAGCGTATTCGTCCTGAGCCTCGCGTGAAATACTATACTTGTCGCATATGACTTCCGCGGTGTTGCCCATGTGATAGTCGTTGTAAACGTCCCAGAGGCCGTCGTGGATCATTGTATCCACCAACTGGCCGTGTCCCAAACGGTAGCCTTCGCGGGCCTTGAGCAGCAGGTAGGGAGCCTGGGTCATGCTCTCCATGCCTCCCGCCACGGCCACCTCGATGTCGCCGACGGCAATGCCTTGAGCCGCCAGGGTCACCGATTTCAGTCCCGAACCGCATACCTTGTTGATGGTCATGGCAGAGACCGTGGCCGGCAGACCGGCGCCCAGAGCGGCCTGACGGGCGGGATTCTGTCCCAACCCGGCCTGCAGCACGTTTCCCATGATGACTTCGTCCACATCACGGGCCGAAAGGCCGGCGCGGCGGATGGCTTCGCCTACTGCCACGGTTCCGAGTTGAATCGCTGTAAGGGAAGCGAATGCTCCCTGAAATTTCCCTATTGGAGTCCGACATGCGGACACGATAAATGCATCTCTCATGATACCTGTCATGATAATGGAAATCGCCGTTCGGCGTCGCTCGCGGGCCCCGCCGGCGGATGTCGGATATGGCCTACCAAGCCGCCACCCCTTCGTGCTAGTTTTTAGGCTGCGCTCATGAACCGCTGGCGGAGTTCGTTCAGTTCTCCGCAAACAAGACAGCTTGGGAGGGTATCTTCGACCGTGCATTCCGGTACGGCCTTGGCGTGTTTGTGGTTGAGTCTTGTCTTGCCGCCGGGATGGGCGAAAGCTCTCAAGCCTGGCGGGACCGATGTTCGGCTCGACTCAGGGGTAGTTATCGAGCTGCGGCGGAGCGACATTCGCTTGCAGGCGGGCGGGCGCCTTCAATACGATCTCAATCTGGCCTCCTCCGACAGCGTTGAC from Acidobacteriota bacterium encodes:
- a CDS encoding glycosyl hydrolase, which gives rise to MTVLLLGLLLDPGRAANPAGLSSPDVDSQALESLHFRAIGPAVQGGRVTSLAVVEGQPSIFYVGTASGNLWKTENFGTTFEPLFEDQATASVGAVALAPSDPNVIWLGTGEANNRQSSPWGEGVYRSTDGGRTWSHLGLAETRHIGRILVHPFRSSTAWVAALGHLWGPNPERGLYRTRDGGLSWQKVLDLGPDTGVVDLAMHPSRPHIIYAAAYQRRRTAFGFAGGGEGSAIYRSLDGGDNWQRLSQGLPNSPMGRIGLAVAASDPDRLYAIVEASGGGLFLSRDRGGTFTRVNDRNPRPMYFSKLGVDPSDADHLWLLGVHLHESRDGGNTLSNNAAAQVHPDHHAIWISRDGSRLLLGGDGGLSASFDGGKSWRMFDNLPISQFYKIGVDMDHPYRIYGGLQDNGTWAVPSAVSDARGIRNADWINLNGGDGFYAQADPLQPGVVYVESQRGRLLRVDLSNGSRQLIQPTPAPGDSPYRWNWNAPLLLSRHNPDTLYSGANVLLRSGDRGYSWQAISPDLTYAVDRSRLEISGDRPFTLLSRHDGVAFYGTLTALAESPLDPQVLYTGSDDGRLHVSRDGGGSWQDIGSNIAGLPERALVSSIAASAAQPGRVYAAFDNHRNDDYRPLLYASQDFGASWEMVVEGLPETSINVVLEDPVNPELLYLGNERGLYLSFDRGQAWRRLKANLPTVPLDDIVVHPRENDLILATHGRGLWILDDAKPLQEWTRRNSDSLHLFTPRAAQIHHLRKPQSWTGDGDFAAPNRPYGALIRYYLPQAVEQPQLQVLAEDGVPVRALPAPEQAGLHQVLWDLRGEAPAIAPPRRKPRGPQVAPGIYSVRLRAGEETMERTFAVRLDPSLSIPAEDLRERRETVEHLQELLHSLNLSLQAARRLDDALEGLRAAPGEDTDLRRLRRSLARSARSLGELRRSLPVLLATVDATFLPPTDQQLRGARRARQVLLEAVRNLEALRRHEVPQLYQRAGQPLPDLGGDWPLINSVLETQEGNK
- a CDS encoding 3-hydroxybutyryl-CoA dehydrogenase — encoded protein: MKIAVIGAGTMGNGIAQVAATNGHQVILKEIEAAALERGMASIRKSLSKIVSKRDDIEDKQAFEHEVLERLHPTTDWEPLSEAEFAVEAVFESYQIKKEVLEKLDQVCPQDIVLSSNTSSISITRLGSILKRPERFIGMHFMNPVPLMKLVEIIRGLATSDDTYQKTRDLSEQLEKIPVEVNDSPGFVSNRVLMPMINEAIFAYQEGVAEVENIDAVMKLGMNHPMGPLKLADLIGLDVCLDVLNVLYDGFKDPRYRPCALLQRMVDAGWLGRKTGRGFYQY
- the recA gene encoding recombinase RecA, which codes for MSSNQDKKRAIDMALSQIERQFGKGSIMRLGAEGAVSVPSISSGSIALDAALGVGGFPRGRVVEIYGPESSGKTTIALHAVAQAQKAGGTAAFIDAEHAMDADYCRALGIDVDDLLVSQPDSGEQALEIAEMLVRSGAVDVLVIDSVAALVPKAELEGEMGDSHVGLQARLMSQALRKLTAIVSKSKCCLMFINQIREKIGVMFGNPETTTGGRALKFYSSMRLDIRRIAAIKEGDQNVGNRTKVKVVKNKLAPPFREAEFDIAFGRGISREGELLDLGVLHKIVNKSGSWFSYGEERLGQGRENCKEFLRNNIEIAQEIEDKLREAVGIKKPQPAASAAE
- a CDS encoding acetyl-CoA C-acetyltransferase, translating into MTGIMRDAFIVSACRTPIGKFQGAFASLTAIQLGTVAVGEAIRRAGLSARDVDEVIMGNVLQAGLGQNPARQAALGAGLPATVSAMTINKVCGSGLKSVTLAAQGIAVGDIEVAVAGGMESMTQAPYLLLKAREGYRLGHGQLVDTMIHDGLWDVYNDYHMGNTAEVICDKYSISREAQDEYAVASHEKAVAAAQAGRFHDEIVAVPVPQRKGDPVTVESDEGPRPGSSLEGLAKLRPAFQKDGRVTAGNASQISDGASALAVASQEAVERLGLKPLARIVASATVGVEPEMVMMAPVGAVTKVRQRAGWGDDDVDLYEINEAFAAQCVAVCQELPLDRGKVNVHGGSVALGHPIGASGARVLTTLLYALKQHGGQRGIASLCLGGGNGVAMAVELL